From Methanobrevibacter sp., a single genomic window includes:
- a CDS encoding desulfoferrodoxin family protein, producing MEEYVNSCFAQRHLKKRKVLAENDIVVREYCNLHGLWEN from the coding sequence TTGGAGGAATACGTTAATTCATGTTTCGCCCAAAGACATCTAAAAAAACGAAAAGTACTTGCAGAAAATGACATTGTTGTAAGAGAATACTGTAATTTACACGGTCTCTGGGAAAACTAA
- a CDS encoding radical SAM protein: protein MMVGNGSKFAHITKAHPCFNEKVHDKVGRAHVPVAPKCNIYCNFCTRDLKNDQEDRPGVASCVMKPDDAIKHIEEVTAEGPIAVVGVAGPGDSLANEETLEFFEKLQDTNPDLIKCMSTNGLLLPKYADKLAELGVNSVTVTVNAIDPDIAKEIYTFINYDGEIIKGREAVEILIKNQLEGIQKAAENGMVVKVNSVLIPGLNDDHIVEIAKEVKERGASLMNVLPLIPLNKMKDYERPGCSMMEKVRGEVEEVLPVFRACTQCRADAYGIPGKKSEDHHLGMTPQSHY from the coding sequence ATTATGGTAGGCAATGGCTCTAAATTTGCACACATAACAAAAGCACACCCATGCTTCAATGAAAAAGTACATGATAAAGTAGGAAGAGCACACGTTCCAGTTGCACCAAAATGTAATATTTACTGTAATTTCTGTACAAGGGACTTAAAAAACGATCAGGAGGACCGTCCAGGGGTTGCATCCTGCGTAATGAAACCAGACGATGCAATCAAACACATAGAAGAAGTAACAGCTGAAGGACCAATCGCAGTTGTTGGAGTTGCAGGACCTGGAGATTCCCTTGCAAACGAGGAAACCCTAGAATTCTTTGAAAAACTTCAGGATACCAATCCTGATCTAATCAAATGTATGAGTACCAACGGACTCCTGCTTCCAAAATATGCGGATAAATTAGCTGAGCTAGGAGTAAACTCCGTAACCGTAACAGTAAATGCAATTGATCCGGACATAGCAAAGGAAATCTACACATTCATAAACTATGATGGCGAAATCATAAAAGGACGTGAAGCTGTAGAAATTCTCATCAAAAACCAATTGGAAGGAATTCAAAAGGCAGCTGAAAACGGAATGGTGGTCAAGGTCAACTCAGTTCTTATTCCAGGATTGAATGACGACCACATAGTAGAAATAGCTAAAGAGGTAAAGGAGCGCGGAGCTTCACTTATGAACGTATTGCCTTTAATACCATTAAACAAGATGAAGGACTACGAACGTCCTGGCTGTTCAATGATGGAAAAGGTAAGGGGCGAAGTGGAAGAAGTGTTGCCGGTATTCAGGGCATGTACCCAATGCAGGGCAGACGCATACGGAATTCCAGGCAAAAAATCAGAAGATCATCATTTAGGAATGACTCCACAAAGTCATTACTAA
- a CDS encoding methanogenesis marker 17 protein, which yields MLVECYDKKGAEVYEMIIKQIFQDLVLGPSVQDLKAFVDPREPVFILAIQMKKTSSAKKLEDIAKLRYKKDEDVTDIFVENENYLPNILKKLWFMFSREDIYQPTRFNIELPGDQTDLATMVVDDPHSNLQRRIYDAIFRILPEGFKIIKDMSEGDIIAVIATDELIKDDWIEKMHVYIDELNGVE from the coding sequence ATGTTAGTTGAATGCTATGATAAAAAAGGTGCAGAAGTATATGAAATGATTATCAAGCAAATTTTCCAGGACTTGGTTCTTGGACCTTCTGTACAGGATTTAAAAGCATTTGTCGATCCTAGAGAGCCCGTTTTCATATTGGCCATTCAGATGAAGAAAACATCCTCTGCTAAAAAGCTTGAAGACATTGCAAAATTAAGATATAAGAAGGATGAGGATGTAACTGACATTTTTGTTGAAAATGAAAATTACCTTCCAAATATCCTGAAGAAGCTTTGGTTCATGTTTTCAAGGGAGGATATTTATCAGCCAACAAGATTCAACATCGAGCTTCCTGGAGATCAAACAGATTTGGCGACCATGGTTGTGGATGACCCTCATTCTAACCTCCAGAGAAGAATCTATGATGCAATATTCAGAATTTTGCCTGAGGGCTTTAAGATCATTAAAGACATGTCTGAGGGGGATATCATTGCAGTCATAGCTACCGATGAGTTGATTAAAGACGATTGGATTGAGAAAATGCATGTTTACATCGACGAACTTAATGGTGTTGAATAG
- a CDS encoding methanogenesis marker 15 protein → MVKIALVSCGTEYSGVQKEIEKAALTFGAEIVLPEIDLDYIEEACAKFGFSAQSSSLKLMIARAMSIVEGKSKADAVFIATCFRCAEGALVRNAVRKFIQDNTRIPVVTYSFTERTKADELFIRMEALATTVTRRSILAREKQEGLTLGIDSGSTTTKVVAMENNKVIGTGWTETKDIMESVFIGVDEAFEGTGYTIDDVDGIGTTGYGRINIGKQLNAELIQEELSVNAKGAVYLAGHQKGEATVLDIGGMDNKVITVNDGIPDNFTMGGICAGASGRFLDMTSRRLDVTIDQLGPLALQGNYRNALLNSYCIVFGIQDLVTTLAAGGSKADAAAAACHSVAEQVYEQQLQEIDLREPLIQVGGTSLISGLVEAVSEMLGGIDVIVPEYSQHIGAVGAALLVSGMGHRQDK, encoded by the coding sequence ATGGTTAAAATCGCTTTAGTTTCATGTGGAACAGAATACAGTGGTGTTCAAAAAGAAATTGAAAAAGCAGCTCTTACATTTGGAGCGGAAATCGTTCTTCCTGAAATTGATTTGGATTATATTGAGGAAGCTTGTGCTAAATTCGGTTTTTCAGCACAGAGTTCAAGCTTAAAGTTGATGATTGCAAGAGCAATGTCAATCGTTGAAGGAAAAAGCAAGGCGGATGCGGTATTTATTGCAACCTGTTTTAGATGTGCAGAAGGTGCGCTTGTAAGAAACGCGGTACGTAAATTTATTCAGGACAATACTCGTATACCTGTAGTTACCTATTCATTTACAGAAAGAACAAAGGCAGACGAATTGTTTATCCGTATGGAAGCGTTAGCTACTACAGTAACACGTAGAAGCATTCTTGCTCGTGAAAAACAAGAAGGATTGACCTTAGGTATCGATTCAGGTTCAACAACAACCAAGGTTGTAGCTATGGAAAACAACAAGGTTATAGGAACCGGCTGGACAGAAACCAAGGACATCATGGAATCCGTATTCATTGGTGTTGACGAGGCATTTGAAGGAACAGGATACACAATCGATGATGTGGACGGTATTGGAACTACAGGATATGGTCGTATAAACATCGGTAAACAGTTAAATGCAGAATTGATTCAGGAAGAACTGTCAGTTAACGCAAAAGGTGCAGTATATTTGGCAGGTCATCAGAAGGGTGAAGCTACCGTGTTAGATATTGGTGGTATGGACAACAAGGTAATCACAGTAAACGATGGAATTCCTGACAACTTCACAATGGGTGGTATCTGTGCAGGTGCTTCCGGAAGATTCTTGGACATGACTTCCCGTCGTTTGGACGTAACAATCGACCAATTGGGACCATTGGCATTGCAGGGTAACTATCGCAATGCATTGCTAAACAGTTACTGTATTGTATTCGGTATTCAGGACTTGGTTACTACATTGGCTGCAGGAGGTTCCAAGGCTGATGCTGCGGCAGCTGCATGTCACTCTGTAGCTGAACAGGTCTATGAACAACAACTCCAGGAAATTGACTTAAGAGAACCTCTTATTCAGGTAGGGGGAACTTCCTTGATTTCTGGTCTTGTTGAAGCCGTTAGTGAAATGTTAGGTGGAATTGATGTTATTGTTCCTGAATACTCACAACACATCGGTGCTGTTGGAGCTGCACTTTTAGTATCTGGAATGGGACACAGACAAGACAAATAG
- a CDS encoding methanogenesis marker 5 protein has translation MVEIAIYPPNSLILADLIERKGHTPLALQKQIRQKVKDPEIDSPPMNITEDDPIKGLKYAAIEVPSGVRGRMSIIGPLIDAAEAAIIVDGAPFGFGCVGCARTNELSTFLLRDKDIPTLEVTYPTNKDETYQMVNEINDFLDSLDELVKSDEDFKDEAPVSEKEDLEFVEKELEED, from the coding sequence ATGGTAGAAATAGCTATTTATCCTCCAAACTCATTAATTTTAGCAGATTTAATAGAAAGAAAAGGACACACTCCTTTAGCACTACAAAAACAGATTAGGCAAAAAGTAAAAGATCCGGAGATTGATTCTCCTCCTATGAACATTACCGAAGACGACCCGATCAAAGGACTTAAATATGCGGCTATTGAGGTCCCATCCGGTGTTCGTGGAAGAATGTCAATTATCGGACCGTTGATAGATGCTGCCGAGGCTGCAATTATTGTGGACGGCGCACCATTCGGTTTCGGTTGTGTTGGATGTGCAAGAACTAATGAATTATCAACATTCTTGCTTAGGGATAAGGATATTCCAACTTTAGAGGTAACCTATCCAACTAATAAGGATGAAACCTATCAAATGGTTAATGAAATTAATGATTTCCTTGATTCATTAGATGAACTTGTAAAAAGTGATGAAGACTTTAAGGATGAGGCACCGGTCAGTGAAAAAGAAGACCTTGAATTTGTAGAAAAAGAACTTGAGGAGGACTAG
- a CDS encoding methanogenesis marker 6 protein: MSHNLCPRPELSKEDWDPDVVTRMIILAPGARVSESEIVSEMHMLDLPLTIKNTCYGAMVSGKEKDVKKALEEIRKLDPNHIFTKDRGFAPGDPRRCRGQRFGPREGFHQMEKEFRLLGDVADALEKRKDVKVSKKHPVDIDLVKNIMNES; encoded by the coding sequence ATGTCACACAATTTATGCCCGAGGCCTGAATTAAGTAAAGAAGATTGGGATCCTGATGTTGTAACCCGTATGATTATTCTTGCTCCAGGTGCCAGAGTAAGTGAAAGTGAGATTGTAAGTGAAATGCACATGCTTGACTTGCCTTTGACAATCAAGAATACTTGCTACGGCGCTATGGTTAGCGGAAAGGAGAAAGATGTTAAGAAGGCTTTAGAAGAGATTAGAAAACTTGATCCAAATCATATTTTTACTAAGGACAGGGGATTTGCACCTGGGGATCCTAGAAGATGTAGGGGTCAAAGATTCGGCCCTCGTGAAGGTTTCCACCAAATGGAAAAGGAATTCAGACTTCTTGGTGATGTGGCTGATGCATTAGAGAAAAGAAAAGATGTTAAGGTTTCCAAAAAACATCCTGTTGACATTGATTTAGTTAAAAATATTATGAACGAATCTTAA
- a CDS encoding methanogenesis marker 3 protein, with translation MLIKVNGEEMEVKDGSTIEEVIELANAPYSPGSILCLIRGKEELEKNISKYKIKTNKGSIIIELTDEEAAAPLVELWKENYSLFDDLNIRWSTPSEVAIGPIVTDLEPTPDEYKYYEGDVVLSLSSFSNESTHLILIKENVSNVYSVPPFNKGIFARVIGGKKTLDLLTERDGVINVEPIIERSVTTNTLSVSDLDIVLEEGNELYTYVSLDIDENSPVCAEHLFSLISGGKVKVSFDSNSFLGFYELQGIDKPKEDLTPRRKGTVTVRNEGIGVGRVYVYRENRVLAPSHTTVGHITNGMEIIDIAKENDFITVISEQQRIMTLNTTQAEANKLLDSLGIKQIRDGVTDDDALIVSQTPHFTLDILKEGKVFTKGINKDELCTIELTDKAPRSKWYLEKLTGLAENPIGSLKVHFAVPGMKIVIFQGDAANAKGLIPENVPKDIVKAGEIGITNMAAKNVGLIGVRFEDNSEFGPTAESFAATNIVGKVCSDFEILEKLKDGDVLYVTQFMPEA, from the coding sequence ATGTTAATTAAAGTCAATGGCGAAGAGATGGAGGTCAAGGACGGTTCAACAATCGAAGAAGTTATTGAACTGGCCAACGCTCCATATTCTCCAGGAAGTATACTCTGTTTAATCAGAGGAAAAGAGGAATTAGAGAAGAATATTAGTAAATATAAGATTAAAACTAATAAAGGTTCTATAATTATTGAATTAACTGACGAAGAAGCAGCAGCTCCTTTAGTTGAGTTATGGAAAGAAAATTATAGTCTTTTTGATGATCTTAACATCAGATGGTCTACACCTAGCGAGGTTGCAATAGGTCCTATTGTCACTGACCTTGAACCAACACCTGACGAATACAAGTATTATGAAGGGGATGTTGTTTTAAGCTTGTCAAGTTTCAGTAATGAATCAACCCACCTTATTCTCATTAAAGAGAATGTAAGCAACGTTTACAGTGTGCCTCCATTCAACAAGGGTATTTTTGCAAGAGTCATTGGTGGTAAGAAGACTCTTGATCTATTGACAGAACGTGACGGCGTAATAAATGTGGAACCTATTATTGAAAGAAGCGTAACTACCAATACCCTCTCAGTTTCCGATCTGGACATTGTTTTAGAGGAAGGCAATGAATTGTATACCTATGTTTCATTGGATATTGATGAAAATTCACCAGTATGTGCCGAACACCTGTTCAGTCTTATTAGCGGAGGAAAGGTAAAGGTAAGTTTCGATTCTAATTCTTTCCTTGGTTTTTATGAACTTCAAGGTATTGACAAGCCTAAGGAAGACCTTACACCACGCCGCAAGGGAACAGTAACTGTTAGAAATGAAGGTATAGGTGTTGGAAGAGTTTATGTTTATCGTGAAAATAGGGTTCTAGCTCCAAGCCATACTACTGTGGGACACATTACAAACGGTATGGAAATAATCGATATTGCTAAGGAAAATGATTTCATTACTGTAATTTCCGAACAGCAAAGGATAATGACCCTAAATACAACCCAAGCTGAAGCTAATAAATTATTAGACTCATTAGGAATTAAACAAATCAGAGATGGTGTAACAGATGACGATGCTTTAATCGTGTCTCAAACACCTCATTTCACTCTTGACATTCTAAAAGAGGGAAAAGTGTTTACTAAAGGAATTAACAAGGATGAGCTATGTACCATTGAGTTGACGGATAAGGCGCCAAGATCAAAATGGTATCTTGAAAAATTAACTGGCCTTGCTGAAAATCCTATCGGTAGCCTAAAAGTTCACTTTGCAGTTCCTGGAATGAAAATAGTTATTTTCCAAGGGGATGCTGCTAACGCAAAAGGTTTAATTCCGGAAAACGTACCAAAAGACATTGTTAAGGCTGGTGAAATTGGAATCACCAACATGGCTGCTAAAAATGTCGGATTGATTGGTGTAAGATTTGAAGATAATTCTGAATTCGGACCTACTGCAGAGTCCTTTGCAGCAACAAATATTGTAGGAAAAGTCTGCAGTGATTTTGAAATTCTTGAAAAACTTAAAGATGGAGATGTTTTGTATGTCACACAATTTATGCCCGAGGCCTGA
- a CDS encoding methanogenesis marker 2 protein, with translation MDLKKLAKSIQEFEGVTRKNSINNVISLLEDAYNVSGDVIIDIGDDASAIDIGNNQALLVAADGIWGQIMDVNPYWAGYCAVLVNVNDIAAMGGKPLAMVNIMSIAHDEIYEELLTGIKDGCLKFGVPMVGGHLHPDGAVDSLGVAIVGIAQKDKLITSFNAQIGDKVIVAIDLDGKPHEMFSLNWDTTYGKDAQLVRDQITAVQYLAENDYIKSGKDISNPGILGTLEMLLEASDKGAIVNLEDIPKVDDVEWDAWLKMYPGSGFVFTADEENCSEIIDYLNKFSINAAVVGEITDGNSLFVVSGDEKVELFNQNKNPVFKGT, from the coding sequence TTGGATTTAAAAAAGCTAGCTAAATCTATTCAAGAATTCGAAGGCGTCACTCGTAAAAATTCAATCAATAATGTCATCTCATTATTGGAGGATGCCTACAATGTTTCTGGCGATGTGATTATCGACATTGGGGATGACGCATCAGCTATTGATATTGGAAATAATCAGGCATTGCTGGTTGCTGCTGATGGAATTTGGGGTCAGATAATGGATGTAAACCCTTACTGGGCTGGTTATTGTGCAGTGCTTGTTAATGTGAACGATATTGCAGCTATGGGTGGTAAACCATTGGCCATGGTAAATATCATGTCAATAGCTCATGATGAAATCTATGAGGAGCTGCTTACTGGAATCAAGGACGGATGTTTGAAATTTGGAGTTCCAATGGTTGGAGGTCATTTGCATCCGGACGGTGCTGTTGATTCTTTAGGAGTGGCTATTGTGGGTATTGCCCAAAAGGATAAGCTTATTACTAGTTTCAATGCTCAAATAGGGGATAAGGTTATTGTTGCCATTGATTTGGATGGCAAACCTCATGAAATGTTTTCTCTTAATTGGGACACTACCTATGGGAAGGATGCTCAACTGGTCAGGGATCAGATAACTGCAGTTCAATATTTGGCTGAGAACGACTACATCAAATCAGGTAAGGACATCAGCAACCCTGGAATTTTAGGAACATTGGAAATGCTTTTGGAAGCTTCAGATAAAGGAGCAATCGTCAATCTGGAGGATATTCCTAAAGTTGATGATGTTGAGTGGGATGCTTGGCTTAAAATGTATCCTGGCTCTGGTTTTGTATTTACTGCAGATGAAGAAAACTGTTCTGAAATTATTGATTACTTGAATAAATTTTCAATAAATGCGGCTGTTGTTGGTGAAATAACTGACGGCAACAGTCTTTTTGTAGTTAGCGGTGATGAGAAAGTAGAACTCTTCAATCAGAATAAAAATCCGGTTTTTAAAGGTACATAA
- a CDS encoding DUF2117 domain-containing protein translates to MDIGVVVHGPNIIDSGYAKIIIDYLRDFGSVSARLGGTMGRTAVIDSSLENVIDISRKLVPSESLKLFNDDGKDMIFLLNYGKSDVTGQVFGYKVVNHYFDKIKENDIPLIQIERPGEDDGSVILWNGDAEDVADEIACKFNLNRVTPEEIYEKHFGMDFEDNRIHRLIHGVSPGENIMVNSVIIGKSTSDRLVLIAEDGYIVDIEGGILKPHGVEKLSKVDLDKAIIKTGLLRKSDVKPRILEKGSENESYRVAFVDHAGEDIYRYRDADLVVTVGDDTTLISSDILYRFEIPIIGITDGDLDKVVEHGFKTPGSIIFELESGFDDVAGKEIFNGIFNNSPILEFGSDEKIDMKQAIIEILNNMNCKYKLKVI, encoded by the coding sequence ATGGATATTGGTGTTGTTGTTCACGGTCCGAACATTATAGATTCCGGATATGCTAAAATTATAATTGATTATTTAAGGGATTTCGGCAGTGTATCTGCAAGGTTGGGAGGAACCATGGGAAGGACTGCAGTCATAGACTCCTCATTGGAGAATGTCATTGACATTTCCCGAAAGCTGGTTCCAAGCGAATCCCTGAAGCTATTTAACGATGATGGAAAGGACATGATTTTTCTTTTAAACTACGGAAAGTCTGATGTTACAGGGCAGGTCTTTGGCTATAAGGTTGTAAATCATTATTTTGATAAGATCAAGGAAAACGACATTCCATTAATACAGATTGAAAGGCCTGGTGAAGATGATGGTAGTGTTATCCTTTGGAACGGGGATGCTGAAGACGTTGCAGATGAAATAGCCTGCAAATTCAATCTCAATAGGGTAACTCCCGAGGAAATATACGAAAAACACTTCGGGATGGATTTTGAAGACAACAGAATTCACAGGCTGATTCATGGAGTAAGCCCTGGGGAAAACATAATGGTAAACAGCGTCATAATAGGCAAGTCAACCTCCGACAGGCTTGTTTTGATAGCTGAAGATGGCTACATCGTTGATATTGAAGGAGGTATTTTAAAGCCTCATGGGGTTGAAAAGCTTTCAAAGGTTGATTTGGACAAGGCAATTATAAAGACAGGGCTTTTGAGAAAAAGTGATGTGAAGCCAAGGATCTTGGAGAAGGGCTCTGAAAACGAAAGTTATAGGGTGGCCTTCGTAGACCATGCAGGGGAGGATATCTACAGATACAGGGATGCAGATTTGGTCGTAACCGTTGGGGACGACACAACCTTGATTTCATCGGATATTCTGTACCGGTTTGAAATACCGATTATCGGAATTACAGACGGCGACCTAGACAAGGTTGTTGAGCATGGCTTCAAAACTCCAGGGTCCATAATTTTCGAGCTTGAAAGTGGCTTTGATGATGTTGCAGGCAAGGAAATTTTTAATGGAATCTTCAACAATTCCCCAATTTTGGAATTTGGAAGTGATGAAAAAATAGATATGAAACAGGCCATTATTGAAATATTAAATAATATGAATTGTAAATATAAACTTAAAGTTATTTAA
- a CDS encoding type II toxin-antitoxin system VapC family toxin produces MKIDYILDASAFINGFPLDTNNNHTTSEIACEIKDFKSKLIMDNAIEDGKLDIKEPKDEFMDEVERIIAESGDNLRLSLQDKTVIALALEFSGEGGNVKVITDDYTIQNTLKIMNIPFSSILTNGIKEVYNWKKICSGCKREYDDSYPFDDCEICGSDLFKKRVK; encoded by the coding sequence ATGAAAATCGATTATATTTTAGACGCTTCGGCCTTTATCAATGGCTTTCCATTGGATACAAACAATAACCATACGACTTCAGAAATAGCTTGTGAGATTAAGGATTTCAAATCAAAACTAATTATGGACAATGCTATTGAGGATGGCAAGCTGGATATCAAGGAACCTAAAGACGAATTCATGGATGAGGTGGAACGTATCATTGCAGAGTCAGGCGACAATCTAAGACTTTCACTTCAGGATAAAACCGTCATTGCATTGGCTTTGGAATTTTCCGGTGAGGGTGGAAACGTTAAGGTCATAACTGATGACTACACTATTCAAAACACTTTAAAAATAATGAATATTCCGTTTTCATCAATCCTAACCAATGGAATCAAAGAGGTCTACAACTGGAAGAAGATATGTTCAGGCTGCAAAAGGGAATATGATGACAGCTATCCATTTGATGACTGTGAAATATGCGGTTCTGATTTATTTAAAAAAAGAGTAAAATAG
- a CDS encoding winged helix-turn-helix domain-containing protein: MNNRKENYKTLSKIQDELKFLTKSEIRLEILNCLNQAPYTVKEIVDITGMTYSSVSSNVNKLEKNNNIYKKDNKFQIDYLTKIYFENIVNFKRSLEIITNFEEFWNKHNINKIDYESVKNLTDLYNSELVESTSIDIYKTYNTIKTQMINSKRIEAVFPYLHPDYPKLIENELRNGARIDLIINDAIYKDLILTIEDDLRRESMKNGNLTVKSVKAPLNIYLTICDDEMSLGLFKNDDSFDQNRILISSNEKSVDWGHKLFDHIKNNI, encoded by the coding sequence ATGAATAATAGAAAAGAAAATTATAAGACATTGTCAAAAATTCAGGACGAGCTAAAATTTCTAACAAAATCAGAAATTCGTCTTGAAATATTAAATTGTCTTAACCAGGCACCATATACCGTGAAAGAGATTGTTGACATTACTGGAATGACCTATAGTTCTGTTTCAAGTAATGTGAACAAGCTGGAAAAGAACAACAACATCTATAAAAAAGACAACAAGTTCCAGATTGATTATCTAACCAAAATCTACTTTGAAAACATCGTTAATTTTAAGAGGTCACTGGAGATCATTACCAATTTTGAGGAGTTTTGGAACAAGCACAACATCAATAAAATCGATTATGAATCAGTGAAAAATTTAACTGACCTTTACAATTCGGAGCTTGTGGAATCAACTTCCATAGACATCTATAAAACCTACAACACCATAAAAACCCAGATGATCAATTCTAAAAGAATAGAGGCTGTTTTTCCCTACCTTCATCCCGATTATCCAAAACTAATTGAAAATGAGCTTAGGAATGGGGCTCGGATAGACCTGATAATCAATGATGCGATTTATAAGGACCTGATTTTGACAATAGAGGATGACCTTAGAAGGGAGTCTATGAAAAATGGAAACCTTACTGTAAAGTCCGTGAAAGCTCCATTAAACATCTATCTAACCATCTGTGACGATGAAATGAGTCTGGGACTGTTTAAGAACGATGATAGTTTTGATCAAAACAGGATTTTGATTTCATCCAATGAAAAATCTGTGGATTGGGGTCATAAGCTATTTGACCATATCAAAAACAACATATGA
- a CDS encoding winged helix-turn-helix domain-containing protein, translating to MKENEYKDLKYILTSTMRTKLIISIYEKSKNLDDLRNELGKPSATILHGLKELENANYVKKLNKYYSLTSNGYLLAVNLIKLIENWYSVDVNKVFWNNHSLDYLPEEAMKNLYRLKNAECITSTNKDLSQALGEYIKLISDCEELKIILPIFSEIHLDKIIEISRNGKARNIEIITTNKIADSIKSNPIYSNALKENKHIGISILNKKTNIYLTVSEKFVSLNLFFKDGHFDDSQLLVDKTKEGINWGNELFKHYKYTISEP from the coding sequence ATGAAGGAAAACGAATACAAAGATTTGAAGTACATTCTAACATCTACAATGAGAACAAAGCTTATCATAAGCATATATGAAAAGTCCAAGAATTTGGATGATTTGAGAAACGAGCTGGGAAAGCCTTCAGCAACCATTCTCCATGGATTGAAAGAGCTTGAAAATGCAAACTATGTTAAAAAATTGAATAAGTATTATTCCCTTACCTCCAACGGATATCTTCTTGCAGTGAACCTGATTAAACTTATTGAAAATTGGTATTCCGTTGACGTGAACAAGGTGTTTTGGAACAATCATTCCCTGGACTATTTGCCTGAAGAGGCAATGAAGAATCTTTACAGGCTGAAAAATGCAGAATGCATAACTTCCACAAACAAAGACCTATCACAGGCGTTAGGAGAGTATATCAAGCTTATATCCGATTGTGAGGAATTGAAAATAATATTGCCGATATTTTCAGAAATTCATTTGGACAAGATTATTGAGATTTCCAGAAATGGGAAGGCCAGGAATATTGAAATAATAACCACCAACAAGATAGCTGATTCTATAAAATCAAATCCGATTTATTCGAATGCTCTAAAAGAGAACAAACACATTGGAATTTCAATATTGAATAAGAAAACCAATATCTACCTAACCGTAAGTGAAAAATTCGTCAGCCTGAACTTGTTTTTCAAGGACGGCCACTTTGACGATTCCCAGCTGTTGGTGGACAAGACCAAGGAGGGAATAAACTGGGGAAATGAACTGTTTAAACACTATAAATACACAATTAGTGAACCATGA
- a CDS encoding winged helix-turn-helix domain-containing protein: MNILETLLLGRRGGATSIKIIDVLLVTPCNISQIAKIININYSTAQYHVTLLLENNILKKDSDRYGALYAPTSYLTKNINIYNDIKKELEKRENIIREAGNYE, from the coding sequence TTGAATATTCTAGAGACTCTGCTTTTAGGAAGACGTGGCGGTGCAACCTCAATAAAGATAATTGATGTCCTGCTTGTTACCCCATGCAACATCAGCCAAATAGCAAAAATAATTAATATCAATTACAGTACTGCCCAGTATCACGTAACCCTACTTCTTGAAAACAACATTCTTAAAAAAGATTCTGATAGATATGGTGCATTATACGCTCCCACATCATATTTAACAAAAAACATAAACATATATAATGATATAAAAAAAGAATTAGAAAAAAGAGAAAACATAATTCGAGAAGCTGGTAATTATGAGTGA
- a CDS encoding molybdenum cofactor biosynthesis protein B, which yields MMSETTKEHKKGSSSDISCTIITLSDSRKEKADDPSGNYMANLIEEKYSLNSRFIIPDEKENLLKAIDEAIENDSDVILTTGGTGLDKRDITVETVESLFEKHLPGFGEIFRLKSYEEIGVSAILSRATAGVYKKTLIFSMPGSPNAVKTAMDIIIDELPHLVHHANK from the coding sequence ATTATGAGTGAAACAACAAAGGAACATAAAAAAGGTTCATCCTCCGACATCTCATGCACAATAATAACATTAAGCGATTCAAGAAAGGAGAAAGCAGATGATCCTTCAGGGAACTATATGGCAAATCTGATTGAGGAAAAATATAGCTTGAATTCAAGGTTCATAATTCCCGATGAGAAAGAAAACCTTCTGAAGGCCATAGATGAAGCTATTGAAAACGATAGCGATGTAATTCTCACAACAGGAGGCACAGGTCTTGACAAAAGAGACATCACTGTAGAAACCGTTGAATCCTTATTTGAAAAGCATCTGCCTGGATTCGGAGAGATATTCAGATTGAAATCATATGAAGAGATAGGTGTGTCTGCAATTTTATCCAGAGCAACAGCAGGAGTCTACAAGAAAACATTGATATTCTCAATGCCGGGCTCTCCAAATGCCGTTAAAACAGCCATGGACATAATAATAGATGAATTGCCACACCTAGTACATCATGCTAACAAATAG